A part of Clostridium novyi genomic DNA contains:
- a CDS encoding SLAP domain-containing protein, with translation MNNERKNVDLGLSLEPERGQIISKVQKEIIEEDLKNLDPLKENDINISTTYVFDMGDKLEASIFFRNGLSNPINFDELALTLVNSKNEEVATEIFLLREVGTIPGKSARPWKLYFDKEKMAKVPDTLEDCKVIFNKDIKAISTVEVEFENIPSNMNMDLQRNLQKYLKSLPIIKKGDVTFNTYEVKLKNDSSIVITIVVRNGAEKKVKVEQLPITLYDANYKKVSSMLLDINNLDISPLKARVYNLVLNFDPEKYSEYNFEKLSVQFEKE, from the coding sequence ATGAATAATGAAAGAAAAAATGTTGATTTAGGACTATCGTTAGAACCCGAAAGAGGACAAATAATATCAAAAGTACAAAAAGAAATTATAGAAGAAGATCTAAAAAATTTAGATCCACTTAAGGAAAATGATATTAATATAAGTACTACATATGTATTTGACATGGGAGACAAATTAGAAGCTAGTATTTTTTTTAGAAATGGACTTTCAAATCCGATTAATTTTGATGAATTAGCCCTTACTTTGGTAAATAGTAAAAATGAAGAAGTTGCTACAGAAATATTTTTATTAAGAGAAGTTGGAACTATTCCAGGTAAAAGTGCAAGACCTTGGAAATTATATTTTGATAAAGAAAAAATGGCCAAGGTACCAGATACATTAGAGGATTGTAAAGTTATCTTTAACAAAGACATAAAAGCTATATCAACTGTAGAAGTTGAATTTGAAAATATACCTTCAAATATGAATATGGATTTACAAAGAAATTTACAAAAATATTTAAAATCTCTTCCTATCATTAAAAAAGGAGATGTTACATTTAATACATATGAAGTTAAATTAAAAAATGACAGTTCAATTGTTATAACCATAGTTGTAAGAAATGGAGCAGAAAAGAAGGTAAAGGTAGAACAATTACCAATCACTTTATATGATGCTAATTATAAAAAAGTATCTTCAATGTTATTAGATATAAATAATTTAGATATATCGCCATTAAAGGCTAGGGTATATAATCTTGTTTTAAACTTTGATCCGGAAAAGTATTCAGAATATAATTTTGAAAAGTTATCAGTACAGTTTGAAAAGGAGTGA